In Calditerrivibrio sp., the following are encoded in one genomic region:
- a CDS encoding TRAP transporter substrate-binding protein — MKYFKMLFVIGLSLLFASTVFANQVVIKFSHVVAPDTPKGLAANFFKSYVEKESKGQIKVEVFPNSTLYGDREEVEALKMNAVQIIAPSFSKFTGFVPQFQLFDLPFLFENEKQLHKFLDGEWGQKMLKLVEPKGMIGLAYWDNGFKDISNNKREIRKPEDAAGLKFRIMSSKVLEAQFKALGANPQVLPFSEVYSALQQGVVDGAENPVSNFYTQKMHEVQRYYTVSGHGYLGYLVVTNKIFWNSLSPEHKKIVMEGIKQATIKEREWAAKLDDDYFAKVKAYGKIQIYTLTPEEKKLWQKKLMAIYPQFYDVIGKEYIDAALNTK, encoded by the coding sequence ATGAAATACTTTAAAATGTTATTTGTAATTGGGTTGTCATTGCTCTTTGCTTCAACAGTTTTTGCTAATCAGGTGGTTATCAAATTTTCCCACGTTGTTGCACCTGATACCCCTAAGGGGCTTGCCGCTAATTTTTTTAAATCATATGTGGAAAAAGAATCTAAAGGTCAGATTAAGGTAGAAGTTTTCCCCAACTCAACTCTTTACGGTGATAGAGAAGAGGTGGAGGCCCTTAAGATGAATGCTGTCCAGATCATTGCACCAAGTTTTTCAAAATTTACAGGTTTTGTACCCCAGTTTCAGTTGTTTGATTTGCCATTTTTGTTTGAAAATGAAAAGCAGCTTCATAAGTTTCTTGACGGTGAATGGGGGCAGAAGATGCTCAAGCTTGTTGAGCCTAAGGGTATGATTGGTCTTGCTTATTGGGATAATGGTTTTAAAGATATCTCTAATAATAAAAGGGAGATAAGAAAACCAGAAGATGCTGCTGGTTTGAAGTTTAGGATCATGTCTTCAAAGGTGTTAGAGGCTCAGTTTAAGGCTCTTGGAGCAAACCCTCAAGTACTCCCATTTAGTGAGGTGTATTCTGCTCTTCAGCAGGGGGTAGTGGATGGTGCGGAAAATCCTGTTTCAAATTTCTACACACAAAAGATGCATGAAGTTCAGAGGTATTACACAGTGTCTGGTCATGGTTACTTGGGCTATCTTGTGGTAACTAATAAAATATTCTGGAATTCATTATCACCTGAGCACAAAAAGATTGTGATGGAAGGTATTAAGCAGGCTACCATTAAGGAAAGGGAGTGGGCAGCCAAATTGGATGATGATTATTTTGCTAAGGTAAAAGCCTATGGTAAGATACAGATCTATACCCTCACCCCTGAAGAAAAGAAACTCTGGCAAAAGAAACTTATGGCCATATATCCTCAGTTTTATGATGTGATAGGTAAGGAATATATAGATGCGGCTTTAAATACTAAATAA
- a CDS encoding TRAP transporter small permease encodes MLKFFEFLDSWLDRINIFIMSVMMGVATVVAFINVVLRYGFNMSLTWAGELTSYLFIWSVLFGTAYGFKIGMHLGVTALIQRLKPKTAKNLLTLSLFIVFIFLLILIKWGYDFVKFNYELEQVSVDLHIQFWIIYLCVPITMAISCYQILLKIIKIIKMPAEEFSYDLVMKEH; translated from the coding sequence ATGCTTAAGTTTTTTGAGTTTTTAGACAGTTGGCTTGATAGGATTAATATATTTATAATGTCTGTGATGATGGGTGTTGCCACCGTTGTTGCCTTTATCAATGTGGTTTTAAGGTATGGCTTTAATATGTCTCTTACATGGGCAGGTGAATTGACATCATATCTCTTCATATGGTCAGTCTTGTTTGGAACAGCCTATGGATTTAAGATCGGGATGCATTTGGGGGTTACTGCACTTATACAAAGATTAAAACCTAAAACTGCTAAGAATCTTTTGACTCTTAGTCTATTTATCGTTTTTATATTTCTCTTGATTTTGATAAAATGGGGTTATGATTTTGTAAAATTTAACTATGAATTAGAGCAAGTTTCTGTGGATTTACATATTCAATTCTGGATAATTTATCTTTGTGTCCCAATAACTATGGCTATTTCTTGTTATCAAATACTTCTTAAGATAATCAAAATAATAAAAATGCCAGCAGAAGAATTCTCTTATGATTTGGTAATGAAGGAGCATTGA
- a CDS encoding TRAP transporter large permease subunit produces MATIVLFGLLFLLLFIGVPIAISLGISSTLVILFFTQMPTLVIPQKMFTSIDKFALMAIPLFILAGNFLSQGGAARRIIRFARAMVGHLPGGLPMSAIFACIIFAAVSGSSPATVAAIGSIMMGAIKEAGYNDKFSIGSITCAGSLGILIPPSIVMIVYGVTVDQSIGKLFMAGVIPGLLLGGGLMLVTYIAAVRSGFKREKMASLKEIFGSFMDAFWGLLVIVIVIGGIYGGIFTPTEAAAASAVYAFFISMFVYKDIKWKDVPNIIRASATTSAMVMFIIANAMLFAFVLTYLQIPQNLAQWIIDMNFNKYVFLVFVNVLLLIAGNFMEPSSIIMILAPLLFPVAMTLGIDPIHLGVIMTVNMEVGMLTPPVGLNLFVASSITGQSIESVIKATIPWMFALLVGLIIVTYVPSISLFLPKLIYGG; encoded by the coding sequence ATGGCTACGATAGTTCTGTTTGGACTTTTATTTCTATTGCTTTTTATTGGAGTACCTATAGCAATTTCTTTAGGTATTTCAAGTACATTGGTTATACTTTTTTTTACCCAGATGCCTACCCTTGTGATACCTCAGAAGATGTTTACCTCAATAGACAAATTTGCTTTGATGGCAATACCACTTTTTATTTTAGCAGGTAACTTTCTTTCCCAGGGTGGTGCTGCAAGGAGGATTATAAGGTTTGCAAGGGCTATGGTTGGACATCTGCCAGGTGGGCTTCCCATGTCTGCGATTTTTGCTTGTATTATTTTTGCTGCTGTTAGCGGTTCATCCCCTGCTACTGTTGCGGCTATTGGATCAATAATGATGGGTGCTATAAAGGAGGCAGGGTATAATGATAAATTCTCCATAGGCTCTATAACCTGTGCTGGATCTTTGGGTATACTCATTCCACCGTCCATAGTCATGATTGTCTATGGCGTGACTGTTGACCAATCTATAGGTAAACTTTTTATGGCTGGAGTAATACCAGGGTTGCTTCTTGGTGGTGGTTTGATGCTCGTAACGTATATAGCTGCAGTAAGATCAGGTTTTAAGCGGGAAAAGATGGCATCTTTAAAGGAGATTTTTGGAAGTTTTATGGATGCATTTTGGGGCTTATTGGTTATTGTGATTGTTATTGGCGGTATTTATGGTGGTATATTTACACCTACCGAAGCAGCAGCAGCATCTGCGGTCTATGCGTTTTTTATATCGATGTTTGTTTATAAGGATATTAAATGGAAAGATGTTCCAAATATCATAAGAGCCTCTGCTACCACATCTGCTATGGTGATGTTTATTATAGCAAATGCAATGCTGTTTGCTTTCGTCCTAACTTATCTGCAAATCCCACAAAACCTCGCCCAATGGATAATTGATATGAACTTTAATAAATATGTGTTTTTGGTATTTGTAAATGTGTTGTTGCTTATTGCTGGAAATTTTATGGAGCCTTCCAGTATTATTATGATATTGGCACCTCTTCTTTTCCCCGTAGCCATGACCCTTGGTATAGATCCTATTCATCTTGGTGTAATTATGACGGTTAATATGGAAGTGGGTATGCTTACTCCGCCAGTAGGTCTGAACCTCTTTGTAGCCTCAAGTATTACAGGACAGAGTATCGAAAGTGTTATCAAGGCTACAATACCATGGATGTTTGCTTTACTTGTAGGTCTCATCATTGTTACTTATGTTCCTTCGATATCTTTATTTTTACCAAAACTTATATACGGTGGGTAG
- a CDS encoding DctP family TRAP transporter solute-binding subunit → MFKIILILLIFYQSIFAETVIRFSHVVSPDSPKGMAVEYFKKDLEKTSQGKIKVLIYANGILFDDIPIIRALEKNIVQMAAPSFSKFSDKIRDFQVFDIPFLFTDEDHFRSFCRSRITDILEKQAENHGIIILDFWENGFKQITCRDKLIKTPQDLKGLRVRTMGSQILNSQFSLAGALPFTYPFSSLKHLLAEKIIDCQENTFNNIYSQKLHEYQKYITLSNHGYLGYAVVISKKFWNNLTQNERTLIQDSLKKATEFEKSITQNLNYIDYFRLKSNNKVVIYELSPSEKKIWEDFYRKHKQIFYNHLSAEIQKELENMGL, encoded by the coding sequence ATGTTTAAGATTATATTGATATTATTGATATTTTATCAATCAATCTTTGCTGAAACAGTGATAAGATTTAGCCATGTTGTAAGCCCAGATAGTCCAAAAGGCATGGCTGTGGAATACTTTAAAAAAGATCTTGAGAAAACATCACAAGGGAAAATAAAAGTTTTAATCTACGCCAACGGAATCCTTTTTGATGATATACCGATTATAAGAGCCCTTGAAAAAAATATTGTTCAAATGGCAGCCCCAAGCTTTTCAAAATTTAGTGATAAGATAAGAGATTTTCAAGTTTTTGACATCCCATTTCTTTTTACAGATGAAGATCATTTCAGATCTTTTTGTAGATCAAGAATTACAGATATATTAGAAAAACAGGCTGAAAATCATGGAATAATAATACTTGATTTTTGGGAAAACGGGTTCAAGCAGATCACCTGCAGGGATAAACTCATCAAAACGCCCCAGGATTTAAAGGGTCTAAGGGTAAGAACGATGGGTAGCCAAATCCTCAACTCACAGTTTTCTTTAGCAGGAGCCCTGCCATTCACCTATCCTTTTAGTAGTCTAAAACATCTCCTTGCAGAAAAAATCATCGATTGTCAGGAAAATACCTTTAATAATATCTATTCCCAAAAACTTCATGAATATCAAAAATATATAACACTATCCAACCATGGTTATCTGGGGTATGCTGTTGTGATCTCAAAAAAATTTTGGAACAATTTGACGCAAAATGAGCGAACACTTATTCAGGACTCTTTGAAAAAGGCTACAGAATTCGAAAAAAGCATCACTCAGAATCTAAATTACATTGACTACTTTAGACTAAAATCAAACAACAAAGTTGTCATATACGAACTCTCCCCATCAGAAAAAAAGATTTGGGAAGATTTTTATCGTAAACATAAACAGATATTTTATAATCATTTAAGTGCAGAGATTCAAAAGGAGTTAGAAAATATGGGGCTATAA
- a CDS encoding sigma-54 dependent transcriptional regulator, producing the protein MDKIFIIDDEIYTLEFFGEFLAGEYEVFKFRSPLEALNKIDKIYPDLVICDNLMPELSGFEVLNIINRDFSDITFIMMTAYGSIETAVDAVKKGAFDFITKPFDNIDELMIKIKKGIENSKLKTDLKILQKNINDLYGISNIIAKSKKMEDLLGIIKKISTVNSNILLIGESGTGKELIARAIHNLSHRNKNRFLAVNCAAIPETLEESLFFGYEKGAFTGADITKKGYFEEANHGTIFLDEIGEASLSLQTKLLRVIQERNIKRLGSSDLIDIDIRIISATNRDLAKEVEEKRFRSDLYYRINVITIKIPPLRERTEDIPYLAEYFVKKYCNAFGKKEMRISPTFMKLLFSHNWPGNVRELENMIEKAVALSDGDILKEDIIKDHIVGNPEINNTLLDYKTAKLNFEKEYLQKLLTLTNNNIQQASKIAKIDPATFHRKLSRIKNV; encoded by the coding sequence TTGGATAAGATATTTATAATAGATGACGAAATATACACATTAGAGTTCTTCGGTGAATTTTTGGCTGGTGAATACGAAGTTTTCAAATTCAGATCCCCCTTAGAAGCTTTAAACAAAATAGACAAGATCTACCCAGATCTTGTGATATGTGACAATCTGATGCCTGAGCTTTCAGGTTTTGAGGTATTAAACATTATAAATAGAGACTTTTCAGACATAACATTCATTATGATGACCGCTTATGGCAGCATAGAGACAGCTGTAGATGCAGTCAAAAAAGGTGCCTTTGATTTCATAACAAAACCTTTTGATAATATAGATGAACTGATGATCAAAATCAAAAAAGGTATAGAAAATTCAAAATTAAAAACAGACCTAAAAATACTCCAGAAAAATATAAATGACCTCTACGGTATCTCAAACATCATTGCCAAAAGTAAAAAAATGGAGGATCTTCTTGGCATCATTAAAAAGATATCCACCGTAAACAGTAACATACTACTCATAGGGGAATCAGGAACTGGAAAAGAACTTATAGCAAGGGCAATACACAATTTAAGCCATAGAAATAAAAACCGTTTTTTAGCTGTAAACTGTGCAGCAATCCCAGAGACTCTTGAAGAAAGCCTTTTCTTTGGTTACGAAAAAGGTGCCTTTACCGGCGCAGACATAACCAAAAAAGGGTATTTTGAAGAAGCAAACCATGGCACAATCTTCTTGGATGAAATCGGTGAAGCCTCTTTGAGCCTCCAAACAAAGCTACTCAGGGTTATTCAGGAGAGAAATATAAAGAGATTAGGGTCATCAGATCTAATCGATATAGATATACGTATAATATCCGCCACTAATAGAGACCTTGCAAAAGAAGTTGAAGAAAAGAGATTTAGAAGTGATCTTTATTATAGAATTAATGTCATCACAATAAAAATCCCTCCTTTAAGGGAAAGAACAGAGGACATACCCTATCTTGCCGAATACTTTGTAAAAAAGTATTGCAATGCTTTTGGGAAAAAAGAGATGAGAATATCCCCTACATTTATGAAACTGCTTTTTTCACATAACTGGCCTGGCAATGTGCGAGAACTTGAAAACATGATAGAGAAAGCTGTCGCCTTATCAGATGGGGATATACTAAAGGAAGATATAATAAAAGATCATATAGTAGGTAATCCAGAGATAAACAATACACTACTAGACTACAAAACAGCAAAATTAAACTTTGAAAAAGAGTACCTCCAAAAACTCCTTACACTGACTAATAACAACATCCAGCAGGCAAGTAAAATAGCAAAAATAGACCCTGCAACTTTTCATCGAAAACTATCAAGAATAAAAAATGTTTAA